The following are encoded together in the Planococcus antarcticus DSM 14505 genome:
- a CDS encoding DNA/RNA non-specific endonuclease yields the protein MVNKMGQIQQEALKRYLAFEKEHNAENRQVTSTEKMITRSSIINHHDNLAMERIINKSDLFPIAHLQAGLNVSKAVCRISIRGRSGQLEGYGTGFLVAPNLLLTNNHVLETAEAAMYAVAEFNYEDDVQFMPLEIISFRLDPEALFVTDEALDFTLVAVEENNLSAVSLADFGYLPLLPKPGKILEGEYVTIIQHPNGGPKAITIRENEVKFISSDFIHYVSDTEPGSSGSPVFNDQWMVVALHHAGIPDPTDNNRWIANEGIRISSIIQHLSDKRSGLENERSRKLLDKLLAVVMPGRSTTPMEVGILSADWYAGVSGYDPAFLGAGFKVPLPVLGKALTKDTAQTVDGKTVLDYTHFSIAMSKSRRLAFYTAVNIDGDQLVDVKRGNDRWYFDPRIEEAYQIGPEFYQSNDIDRGHLVRRRDPNWGIDAVKANEHTFHFTNCSPQHKNFNQKAWLDLEDYLLDNAREFGMKISVFTGPVFRQDDVSYRDAKIPDQFWKVAVMIKDGTSLSATAYLQTQEDLIGGDLEFVYGQFETYQVPIEQIEKLTDLDFGGLRQADPLSGGTFVHVRRREDIRL from the coding sequence ATGGTCAACAAAATGGGACAGATTCAACAAGAGGCGTTGAAACGGTATTTGGCTTTTGAGAAAGAGCACAATGCGGAGAATCGTCAGGTCACGTCGACGGAGAAGATGATAACGCGGTCGAGCATCATTAATCATCATGACAATTTAGCGATGGAGCGGATCATTAACAAAAGTGATTTGTTTCCGATAGCGCACCTACAAGCAGGTCTCAATGTCAGCAAAGCTGTTTGCCGCATTTCAATCCGCGGTCGCTCAGGGCAGTTAGAAGGTTACGGTACTGGATTTCTGGTGGCGCCGAACTTGCTGCTGACAAATAACCACGTATTGGAAACGGCTGAAGCTGCGATGTATGCGGTGGCAGAATTCAACTACGAGGACGATGTCCAGTTCATGCCACTCGAAATCATCAGCTTCCGGCTGGATCCGGAGGCGCTTTTTGTTACCGATGAGGCGTTGGATTTTACACTGGTGGCGGTCGAGGAGAACAATCTGAGTGCCGTTTCGCTAGCTGATTTTGGCTATTTACCGCTGTTGCCAAAGCCGGGAAAAATTTTGGAGGGTGAGTACGTGACCATTATCCAGCATCCAAACGGCGGTCCAAAAGCAATTACCATCCGTGAAAATGAAGTTAAATTCATCTCCTCCGATTTTATCCATTACGTCAGCGACACAGAACCGGGCTCATCAGGTTCACCCGTTTTCAATGACCAGTGGATGGTCGTCGCACTGCACCATGCAGGCATTCCAGATCCAACGGATAATAATCGTTGGATCGCCAATGAAGGCATACGCATCAGTTCGATTATCCAACATCTCAGTGACAAGCGGAGCGGTTTAGAAAATGAACGCTCGCGCAAGCTGCTGGATAAATTGCTGGCTGTTGTTATGCCGGGGAGGTCCACAACGCCGATGGAAGTCGGGATTTTGTCAGCTGATTGGTATGCAGGTGTTTCCGGTTACGACCCCGCATTTCTGGGTGCTGGATTTAAAGTGCCATTGCCGGTTCTCGGCAAAGCATTGACAAAAGATACAGCGCAAACGGTAGATGGCAAAACCGTGCTGGATTATACGCATTTCTCGATTGCCATGAGCAAGTCGCGCCGTCTGGCATTTTACACCGCTGTTAACATCGATGGTGATCAGTTGGTCGACGTCAAACGCGGCAACGACCGGTGGTATTTCGATCCGAGGATTGAGGAAGCCTATCAAATCGGACCCGAATTTTATCAATCAAACGACATCGACCGCGGCCATTTAGTCCGTCGCCGCGATCCGAACTGGGGAATTGATGCGGTCAAGGCCAATGAGCACACGTTCCACTTTACCAATTGTTCGCCGCAGCATAAGAATTTTAACCAGAAAGCGTGGCTCGACTTGGAGGATTATCTGTTGGATAACGCCCGAGAATTTGGGATGAAGATTTCAGTGTTTACAGGCCCGGTGTTCCGACAAGATGATGTCAGCTACCGCGATGCAAAGATTCCGGATCAGTTCTGGAAAGTGGCGGTGATGATCAAGGACGGCACGTCCCTGTCAGCCACTGCCTATCTACAGACGCAAGAGGATTTGATCGGTGGCGACTTGGAATTTGTCTACGGCCAGTTTGAGACATATCAGGTGCCAATCGAACAAATCGAGAAGCTGACAGATCTTGATTTTGGCGGATTGCGGCAAGCCGATCCACTCTCGGGAGGGACCTTTGTCCATGTTCGCAGGAGAGAGGACATCCGTCTATGA
- a CDS encoding aldo/keto reductase, giving the protein MDFITLNNGKKMPQLGFGVWQVEDDQATASVAKALETGYTSIDTAMIYKNEKGVGKALKETSVPREDLFITTKVWNSDQGYENTLTAFDESLERLGLDYVDLYLIHWPTPEFDTYIDTYKALEKLYKDGRVKSIGVCNFEVEHLERLLAECVVPPVLNQVECHPYLAQNDLKEFCAKHNIFVEAWSPLDQGGEVLKDESIQKIAEAKGKSPAQIVLRWHLQSDTIVIPKSVTPSRIEKNFNVFDFELTEAEMNEIHALNKDRRKGAHPNEMNVR; this is encoded by the coding sequence ATGGACTTTATTACATTGAACAACGGGAAAAAAATGCCGCAGCTGGGCTTTGGTGTCTGGCAGGTTGAAGACGATCAGGCAACTGCATCGGTTGCGAAAGCACTCGAGACAGGTTATACGTCGATCGATACCGCGATGATTTATAAGAATGAAAAAGGCGTCGGCAAAGCATTGAAGGAAACTTCCGTGCCGCGCGAAGACCTGTTCATCACGACGAAAGTCTGGAACAGCGACCAAGGCTACGAAAATACCTTGACTGCATTTGATGAAAGCCTCGAGCGCCTCGGCCTCGATTATGTTGACCTGTATTTGATCCACTGGCCAACTCCGGAATTTGATACTTATATCGATACGTATAAAGCATTGGAAAAGCTGTACAAAGATGGCCGCGTCAAATCAATTGGCGTCTGCAACTTTGAAGTCGAGCACTTAGAGCGTCTGCTTGCTGAATGCGTCGTTCCACCGGTCTTGAACCAGGTCGAATGCCATCCGTACTTGGCACAAAACGATTTGAAAGAATTCTGCGCCAAGCATAATATTTTCGTTGAAGCTTGGAGCCCGCTTGATCAGGGCGGAGAAGTGCTGAAGGATGAGTCTATCCAGAAAATCGCTGAAGCCAAAGGCAAGTCACCGGCTCAGATCGTCTTGCGCTGGCATTTGCAAAGCGACACGATTGTTATTCCGAAATCCGTCACGCCGTCACGCATCGAGAAAAACTTCAATGTCTTCGATTTCGAATTGACGGAAGCCGAGATGAATGAAATCCATGCTTTGAATAAAGACCGTCGCAAAGGCGCTCACCCAAATGAAATGAATGTACGTTAA
- a CDS encoding DUF2512 family protein — MRHLLALAIKFVMVTVVLLIVLTLSFDVSFVNTLLISLALTALSYAVGDIMIFLNAGSPENQSARNTVATLVDFVMAFLVIWLIGWLLTGENFAMATPALLSALVIAGGEWFFHLYVDRSVVPEYNNYKSAKG; from the coding sequence TTGAGACATCTACTTGCACTTGCTATTAAATTCGTTATGGTGACCGTTGTCCTTTTAATTGTCCTGACTTTGTCCTTTGACGTATCGTTCGTCAATACCCTGCTGATCAGCCTGGCGCTGACGGCATTGTCCTATGCGGTGGGCGACATCATGATTTTCCTGAATGCGGGAAGCCCGGAAAACCAGTCGGCGCGCAATACCGTTGCGACCCTTGTCGATTTCGTCATGGCATTCCTAGTCATCTGGCTGATTGGTTGGCTGTTGACTGGTGAAAATTTCGCAATGGCTACACCAGCGCTGCTTTCCGCATTGGTCATAGCGGGCGGGGAATGGTTCTTCCATTTATACGTCGATCGCTCCGTGGTGCCTGAGTACAACAATTATAAGTCGGCTAAAGGATGA
- a CDS encoding 3'-5' exonuclease yields MKLNMEQRRIVELEPSGPMLVKGVAGSGKTTVDIRRIHFLLDHYCHEEDDKILLVTYNKTLLHYIKHQYERMAEKEMQEAERFFAADAEVEITTIDSLMFKEFRRYQKRIGEKLEIASVEKIHKVMIQAIHEVKKSYPDVKLLLPKNSKFLLDEIEWIHSCSMVDVETYQSVDRIGRASGNSGTPQKLLKNSQTRQAIYEVMNVFRQLLEGAGLTTFKQMNLYALEELRKSAAGQYTHIIIDESQDLTRVQLEFLKELYKEKDYSSLMFVADNTQSIYPQSWLGKGRPFTTIGYDMSGKSRTLSKNYRTTTEISTAAFHLIEADESIQSNVDFVKPALIDRHGHPPIYRFFMTPQQQVHFLAEEIARLQNDYALSEMCIVARGKRNIESASSDLEKAGIPCEILQSTNPDFESDKVKLVTMHSIKGLEFKVIFLIDLNSGLIPQDLYADAEDQKTVESDERKLLYVGMTRANELLYMSSVKKPSSFVKEINRNHLRMKKDASLRPFESISMTEYRLADQLVDLHSKEEVTRQWLVRELHETYGYPYELMELEFPVQQFSKKGYCDIAVQVYMAEKARPYIIAEVKRFGSGIEDAVLQLKSYMEADSQAFYGIATDGLEVKIIDRKGDEVQDLPKCQAQFLPDTKSRRVYMNLKNGRYYDYAEDRDESDQIEVREAGQEVLVQVHETVTVPLIGNVAAGLPTLATEAYETIHTLPREWVVSPSETFSLTVTGDSMNGAGIDKGDIVIVHQQNTASNGDIVIAVIDGEATMKK; encoded by the coding sequence TTGAAGTTGAATATGGAACAACGCCGTATTGTTGAACTGGAACCATCAGGTCCAATGCTCGTAAAAGGGGTAGCAGGTTCAGGCAAGACAACTGTCGATATTCGCAGAATTCATTTTCTACTGGATCATTATTGCCACGAGGAAGATGACAAGATTTTGCTGGTCACATATAACAAGACCTTGCTTCATTACATAAAGCATCAGTATGAACGGATGGCTGAAAAAGAAATGCAGGAAGCGGAACGCTTTTTCGCTGCGGATGCAGAAGTGGAAATTACAACAATCGACAGCCTGATGTTTAAGGAGTTCAGGCGGTATCAGAAGCGGATTGGAGAAAAACTCGAAATTGCTTCGGTGGAAAAAATCCACAAAGTTATGATTCAAGCCATCCACGAAGTGAAAAAATCCTATCCAGATGTCAAACTGCTGTTACCGAAAAACAGTAAATTCCTATTGGATGAAATAGAGTGGATCCATTCCTGTTCAATGGTGGATGTAGAAACCTATCAATCCGTCGACCGAATCGGAAGGGCATCTGGAAATAGTGGGACACCTCAGAAATTACTGAAGAACTCGCAGACGCGTCAAGCTATCTACGAAGTCATGAACGTATTTCGGCAGCTGCTTGAAGGAGCAGGGCTCACCACATTCAAACAGATGAATCTCTACGCTCTAGAAGAATTGCGCAAAAGCGCGGCCGGGCAATATACACATATCATCATCGACGAAAGTCAGGATTTGACGCGCGTCCAGCTGGAGTTTCTGAAGGAACTGTATAAAGAGAAGGATTATTCTTCGCTGATGTTTGTGGCAGATAATACGCAGAGCATCTATCCGCAGTCCTGGCTTGGCAAAGGGCGGCCGTTCACTACCATCGGCTACGATATGAGCGGGAAATCTCGGACATTGAGCAAGAACTACCGGACGACGACAGAAATCTCGACGGCGGCTTTTCATTTGATCGAAGCGGATGAAAGCATTCAGTCGAATGTCGATTTCGTTAAACCGGCATTGATCGATCGCCACGGGCATCCGCCGATTTATCGGTTCTTTATGACGCCGCAGCAACAAGTCCATTTTCTGGCGGAAGAAATTGCCCGGCTACAGAATGATTATGCCTTGTCAGAGATGTGCATTGTTGCAAGGGGAAAACGGAATATTGAAAGTGCATCATCCGATCTGGAAAAGGCCGGAATCCCGTGCGAAATTCTGCAAAGCACAAATCCGGATTTTGAATCCGACAAAGTGAAACTAGTGACCATGCATTCGATCAAGGGGCTAGAGTTCAAAGTCATTTTCCTGATTGACCTCAACAGCGGATTGATCCCTCAGGATTTGTATGCGGATGCTGAGGATCAGAAGACGGTCGAATCGGATGAGCGGAAATTGCTGTATGTCGGAATGACACGTGCAAATGAGCTACTTTATATGTCTTCAGTGAAAAAGCCTTCCAGCTTTGTAAAGGAAATTAACCGGAATCATTTGCGAATGAAAAAGGATGCTTCTCTTCGTCCATTCGAATCCATCAGCATGACTGAATACCGTTTGGCGGATCAATTAGTTGACCTACATTCCAAAGAAGAAGTCACCCGCCAATGGCTAGTCCGTGAACTTCATGAAACCTATGGCTATCCATACGAACTGATGGAACTGGAGTTTCCAGTACAGCAGTTTTCGAAAAAAGGCTATTGTGATATTGCAGTTCAAGTCTATATGGCTGAGAAAGCGAGACCGTATATTATTGCGGAAGTAAAGCGCTTTGGGAGTGGTATCGAGGATGCTGTCTTGCAACTGAAAAGCTATATGGAAGCGGACAGCCAGGCATTTTACGGAATCGCAACTGACGGGCTTGAAGTCAAAATTATCGATCGCAAGGGAGACGAAGTACAGGATCTGCCAAAATGCCAGGCTCAGTTTCTGCCGGATACAAAAAGCCGGCGTGTCTATATGAATCTCAAAAATGGTCGGTATTACGACTACGCAGAAGATCGGGATGAAAGCGATCAGATAGAAGTGAGAGAAGCGGGACAGGAAGTTCTCGTGCAGGTCCACGAGACAGTAACAGTTCCACTGATCGGCAATGTTGCTGCCGGACTGCCAACACTGGCAACCGAAGCCTATGAGACGATTCATACCTTGCCGCGTGAATGGGTGGTATCTCCTAGTGAAACTTTCTCTCTGACAGTTACTGGTGACAGCATGAATGGTGCTGGAATCGATAAAGGCGACATTGTTATTGTTCACCAACAAAACACCGCTTCCAATGGCGATATTGTTATTGCGGTCATCGACGGCGAAGCGACCATGAAAAAATAA
- a CDS encoding DUF6241 domain-containing protein translates to MKSILKTIGVSFGVLALLAAAGYYFVMQHSSSDGEITEVAEDIEGRQDSGTEANTTEKSTAKNVEADMDEGQLQIYLHQMTHQKIVASKKRGAVEMTTDNINNLLTIVKANQTHYEHADFYESALTDWKQGDFANAVHVHNTIWDWQDGTVGRATGLMSTEQEQEFVEKHFR, encoded by the coding sequence ATGAAATCGATTTTGAAAACAATCGGAGTAAGCTTTGGCGTATTGGCATTGTTGGCAGCAGCCGGTTATTATTTCGTCATGCAGCATTCTTCGAGTGACGGAGAAATAACAGAGGTAGCGGAAGATATCGAAGGGCGCCAGGATAGCGGGACCGAAGCAAATACAACCGAGAAAAGCACAGCCAAAAATGTAGAAGCCGATATGGATGAAGGACAGCTACAAATCTACCTTCATCAGATGACACACCAGAAAATCGTTGCTAGCAAAAAAAGAGGCGCTGTTGAGATGACAACTGACAACATCAACAATTTGCTGACGATCGTCAAAGCCAATCAGACGCATTATGAACATGCCGATTTTTATGAGTCGGCGTTGACCGATTGGAAACAAGGCGATTTTGCCAATGCCGTGCATGTTCACAACACTATTTGGGATTGGCAAGATGGTACTGTCGGCCGTGCGACCGGGCTGATGAGTACTGAGCAGGAACAAGAGTTTGTGGAAAAACACTTTAGGTGA